One part of the Thiothrix nivea DSM 5205 genome encodes these proteins:
- a CDS encoding glycosyltransferase, with protein sequence MNAIKPSICLNMIVKNESETITRCFDSIKNFIDYWVISDTGSTDGTQQVITDYFKQHNIPGLLIENEWKNFGYNRTVAIEHALGKTDYILIMDADDFLSKSDTFRFNKLSADCYMLKMQRNGFSYYNNRLVRGNLPWKWHGVLHEYLDCPLPHKSEQLPGDYAIQSTTDGSRSQNPDKYKNDIKVLEAGLQEEPNNARYQFYLAQSYRDDGNFEQAIIQYQKRADMGGWSEEVFYSLLEVAHNKRRTGVSNLEVIDAYLKAHLYRPQRLEALYEAIRICRQNRYFQLGYQLGHTIKQTPLPDDVLFLSKSVYEWELLDELSICAVYASHPKEAANMMETILRSPSLPEEQKPRLKSNLEFARSRLQN encoded by the coding sequence ATGAATGCAATCAAACCCAGTATTTGCCTGAACATGATTGTCAAAAACGAATCTGAAACCATCACCCGTTGCTTTGATAGCATCAAGAATTTCATCGACTACTGGGTAATCAGTGACACAGGTTCTACTGACGGCACCCAGCAGGTCATCACCGATTATTTCAAACAGCACAACATTCCTGGCCTACTGATCGAAAACGAGTGGAAAAATTTTGGTTACAACCGAACTGTGGCGATAGAACACGCATTGGGAAAAACCGATTATATCCTGATCATGGATGCAGACGACTTTCTTTCCAAAAGTGATACCTTCCGTTTCAACAAGTTGTCAGCAGATTGCTACATGCTGAAAATGCAGCGTAATGGTTTTTCCTATTACAACAACCGCCTTGTCCGTGGCAACCTACCCTGGAAATGGCATGGCGTCTTACATGAATACCTCGACTGCCCCTTACCCCACAAAAGCGAGCAGTTGCCCGGCGACTATGCCATCCAGTCCACCACGGATGGCTCCCGCAGCCAAAACCCGGACAAATACAAAAACGACATCAAAGTGCTTGAAGCTGGGTTACAGGAAGAGCCAAACAATGCCCGCTACCAGTTTTATCTTGCCCAAAGTTACCGCGATGATGGCAACTTTGAGCAAGCCATCATCCAATACCAGAAACGCGCTGACATGGGCGGTTGGTCGGAAGAAGTCTTTTACTCCCTGCTGGAAGTTGCCCACAACAAACGTAGAACAGGAGTCTCGAATTTGGAAGTCATCGATGCCTATCTCAAAGCCCACCTATACCGCCCGCAACGGTTGGAAGCCTTGTATGAAGCCATCAGAATCTGCCGCCAGAATCGATATTTCCAGCTCGGCTACCAACTTGGCCACACGATCAAGCAAACACCCCTCCCGGACGATGTATTGTTCCTCAGCAAATCCGTGTATGAGTGGGAATTGCTTGATGAGCTTTCCATATGCGCTGTATACGCCAGCCACCCAAAGGAAGCTGCCAACATGATGGAAACAATCCTGCGCTCCCCCAGCTTGCCAGAAGAACAAAAGCCCCGGCTAAAAAGCAATCTGGAGTTTGCCCGTAGTCGCCTGCAAAACTGA
- the tviB gene encoding Vi polysaccharide biosynthesis UDP-N-acetylglucosamine C-6 dehydrogenase TviB, which yields MKTLEESTLAIIGLGYVGLPLAVEFGKHCPTLGFDINPARIQELKSGQDHTLEVTPDELQQATRLHYTDQLNDLRDANVFIVTVPTPIDEHKRPDLSSLIKASKSLGSIIKPGDIVIFESTVYPGATEEDCIPVIEQVSGLRYNVDFFAGYSPERINPGDKEHRLTCIRKVTSGSTPEAAAFVDALYSSVITAGTHLAPSIKVAEAAKVIENTQRDLNIALINELAIIFNRMGIDTEAVLQAAGTKWNFLPFRPGLVGGHCIGVDPYYLTHKAKSLGYHPEVILAGRRINDGMGAYVAAQAIKAMVKKRIQVEGAKVLIMGLTFKENCPDLRNSRVIDIIKELREYNIETDVYDPWVNAAEAMREYAINPLNTLQDGHYDGIILAVAHAQFKAMGSDGIHRLGRTQHVVYDLKHILPPYSADLRL from the coding sequence ATGAAAACCCTCGAGGAATCCACGCTGGCAATTATTGGTCTGGGCTATGTTGGCCTTCCCTTAGCTGTCGAATTTGGCAAACACTGCCCAACCCTGGGGTTTGACATCAACCCCGCACGCATACAGGAATTGAAATCAGGCCAAGACCACACGCTGGAAGTCACTCCTGACGAACTCCAGCAAGCAACCCGGTTGCATTACACCGACCAGCTGAATGACTTGCGCGACGCCAATGTTTTCATTGTCACCGTCCCCACCCCCATTGATGAACACAAACGCCCTGACCTTTCCTCCCTGATCAAGGCCAGCAAGAGCCTTGGCAGCATCATCAAACCCGGTGATATTGTCATTTTTGAATCCACAGTCTACCCCGGCGCAACGGAGGAAGACTGCATCCCGGTCATCGAGCAGGTTTCCGGGCTGCGCTATAACGTGGATTTCTTTGCCGGTTACTCCCCTGAACGTATCAATCCGGGTGACAAGGAACACCGCCTTACCTGTATCCGCAAGGTTACCTCAGGCTCCACCCCCGAGGCTGCGGCGTTTGTCGATGCGCTTTACAGCAGTGTCATTACTGCCGGTACCCATTTGGCCCCCAGCATCAAGGTGGCGGAAGCTGCCAAGGTCATCGAAAACACTCAGCGCGACCTGAACATTGCCCTGATCAACGAACTGGCCATCATCTTCAACCGCATGGGCATCGACACCGAAGCGGTACTGCAAGCCGCCGGTACCAAATGGAATTTTCTGCCATTCCGCCCTGGCTTGGTCGGCGGGCACTGCATCGGCGTAGACCCTTACTACCTGACCCACAAGGCCAAATCACTGGGTTACCACCCGGAAGTCATCCTCGCCGGACGCCGCATCAATGATGGCATGGGTGCTTACGTAGCCGCCCAAGCCATCAAAGCCATGGTCAAAAAGCGCATCCAGGTGGAAGGCGCGAAAGTGCTCATCATGGGGCTGACATTCAAGGAAAACTGCCCGGATTTGCGCAACAGCCGCGTGATCGACATCATCAAGGAACTGCGTGAATACAATATTGAAACCGATGTTTACGACCCTTGGGTTAACGCCGCCGAAGCCATGCGCGAATACGCCATTAACCCGCTCAACACCTTACAGGATGGGCATTACGACGGCATTATCCTTGCTGTCGCACACGCGCAATTCAAGGCAATGGGTAGCGATGGAATCCATCGCCTGGGGCGAACCCAACATGTGGTATACGACCTGAAGCACATACTGCCCCCATACAGTGCGGATCTGCGCTTGTAA
- the pilB gene encoding type IV-A pilus assembly ATPase PilB codes for MIPLTSSIPLPGLARQLVVQDVLDKEAAAQAVQKARTEKVSLVEWLIRSRLASAKDVAYAASLEYGLSMVDLGEVNITPLVATLLNTEQMRRLNLIPLYQRGKNLMVGLADPTYLTNLDDVKFATGLIPEPVFVEFDKLQAHLHIDGISVQSAPSHGGKASPAMAASPQEISLDTRDLKSKEDEDPAVVDFVDKLLAHGIKSKASDIHIEIFEKNMRIRYRIDGILQVVATPPNDAAQQLISRIKVMARMNISERRIPQDGRIRFNFSDQKKIDFRVNTLPTLYGEKVVMRILDSSNAALGVEKLGFDPKQQKDFMKALEKPDGMILVTGPTGSGKTVTLYTGLGILNTPEKNISTAEDPAEINMPGVNQVNVNAKVGLTFAEALRSFLRQDPDIIMVGEIRDLETAEIAIKAAQTGHLVLSTLHTNSAPETLTRLLNMGVPPFNIASSVHLIIAQRLARRLCERCKHPTHIPAETLQTMGFSQEEIPNLTIYEPVGCEACSRGYKGRVGIYQVMPISAEMGRMIMNGKNSLEIAEQAHKEGILDLRRSALNKVRQGITSLEELERVTTD; via the coding sequence ATGATCCCATTGACATCATCCATACCTTTGCCGGGGCTAGCCAGACAACTGGTGGTGCAGGATGTGCTTGACAAAGAGGCAGCAGCCCAGGCGGTGCAAAAAGCCCGCACAGAAAAAGTGTCACTGGTGGAATGGCTTATCCGCTCCCGGCTAGCATCCGCCAAGGATGTTGCTTATGCGGCCAGCCTCGAATACGGGCTAAGCATGGTCGACCTGGGGGAAGTCAACATCACCCCGCTGGTAGCCACCTTGCTCAACACCGAACAAATGCGGCGGCTGAACCTGATCCCCCTCTACCAGCGCGGCAAAAACCTGATGGTAGGTCTTGCCGACCCGACCTACCTGACCAACCTGGATGATGTCAAATTCGCCACCGGCCTGATTCCCGAACCCGTTTTCGTGGAATTCGACAAGTTGCAAGCGCACTTGCATATTGACGGAATAAGCGTACAAAGCGCTCCCTCCCATGGCGGTAAGGCATCGCCCGCCATGGCCGCGTCACCGCAGGAAATTTCGCTTGACACCCGCGACCTGAAAAGCAAAGAAGACGAAGACCCGGCAGTCGTTGATTTTGTTGACAAACTGCTGGCTCATGGCATCAAGTCCAAGGCGTCGGATATCCACATTGAAATTTTTGAAAAGAACATGCGCATCCGTTACCGGATAGACGGCATCCTGCAAGTGGTCGCCACCCCACCGAATGACGCTGCCCAGCAACTGATTTCCCGCATCAAGGTCATGGCGCGGATGAACATTTCAGAGCGGCGGATACCGCAGGATGGCCGCATCCGTTTCAACTTCAGCGACCAGAAAAAAATCGATTTCCGTGTCAATACACTGCCCACCCTGTATGGCGAAAAGGTCGTCATGCGTATCCTCGACTCCTCCAACGCCGCCTTGGGCGTGGAAAAACTGGGGTTTGACCCCAAGCAACAGAAAGACTTCATGAAAGCACTGGAAAAACCGGACGGCATGATCCTGGTCACCGGGCCAACCGGCAGCGGTAAAACCGTCACGCTCTATACTGGCCTCGGCATCCTCAACACGCCAGAAAAAAATATCTCCACCGCTGAAGACCCTGCCGAAATCAACATGCCAGGCGTCAACCAGGTCAACGTCAACGCCAAGGTCGGCCTGACCTTTGCCGAAGCCCTGCGCTCATTCCTGCGCCAAGACCCTGACATCATCATGGTGGGGGAGATTCGTGACCTGGAAACGGCGGAAATCGCCATCAAGGCTGCCCAAACCGGCCACTTGGTACTGTCCACACTGCATACCAACAGCGCCCCTGAAACGCTGACCCGCTTGCTGAACATGGGTGTCCCCCCTTTCAATATTGCCTCTTCCGTCCACCTCATCATTGCCCAGCGGTTGGCCCGGCGCTTGTGCGAGAGATGCAAACACCCCACCCACATTCCGGCAGAGACACTCCAGACGATGGGCTTTAGCCAGGAAGAAATCCCCAACCTGACCATTTATGAACCTGTTGGCTGCGAGGCTTGCTCCCGTGGCTACAAAGGGCGGGTCGGCATTTATCAGGTCATGCCCATTTCCGCAGAAATGGGGCGCATGATCATGAATGGCAAAAACTCGCTGGAAATAGCAGAACAGGCCCACAAGGAAGGTATCCTCGACTTGCGCCGCTCAGCCCTGAACAAGGTGCGTCAAGGCATCACCTCCCTGGAAGAACTGGAACGCGTCACCACAGATTAA
- a CDS encoding type II secretion system F family protein, whose amino-acid sequence MQSKTLNKPGSTTPSAQQFMYVWEGANRNGVKMRGETLAVNPNWLRAELRRKGINPGRIYRKPKPLFKPSIKPADIAHFARQLTTMMRSGVPMVQSLELIATSSDNIAVRELVKKLTTDIEGGANLGNALARHPKYFDKLFVNLVKAGEQAGTLETMLEKVATYKEKSEALKAKIKKALMYPVIVIVAAVVVSAILLIWVIPQFKEVFSSFGADLPAFTLMVINLSDWLQANWWIPLLSFVAAGYSFTQARQRSKAFDRFVDRASLKMPIIGNILNLSAVARFSRTLSTMFAAGVPLVEAMDSVAGATGNSLYEDATRRMQDDTSRGVQLNTAMQTTQIFPNMVVQMTRIGEESGRLEEMLAKVADYYEEQVDNLVDTLAKQIEPLIMAVLGGIVGSLVIAMYLPIFKLGAVV is encoded by the coding sequence ATGCAGAGCAAAACATTGAACAAACCCGGCAGCACCACACCATCAGCCCAACAATTCATGTACGTCTGGGAGGGTGCCAACCGCAATGGCGTCAAGATGCGCGGCGAAACCCTGGCGGTCAACCCGAACTGGCTGCGCGCCGAATTGCGCCGCAAAGGCATCAACCCCGGTCGGATTTACCGCAAGCCCAAGCCCCTGTTCAAACCCAGCATCAAACCTGCTGACATTGCCCACTTTGCGCGCCAGTTAACCACCATGATGCGTTCTGGTGTCCCGATGGTACAGTCGCTCGAACTGATCGCCACCAGCAGCGACAACATTGCCGTGCGTGAACTGGTTAAAAAGCTAACCACAGATATTGAAGGTGGCGCCAATCTGGGCAATGCGCTGGCCCGGCATCCTAAGTATTTCGACAAACTGTTCGTCAACCTGGTCAAAGCCGGTGAACAGGCAGGTACACTGGAAACCATGCTCGAAAAGGTCGCCACCTACAAAGAAAAAAGTGAAGCGCTGAAAGCCAAGATCAAAAAAGCCCTGATGTACCCCGTCATCGTCATCGTGGCCGCCGTGGTGGTTTCCGCCATCCTGTTGATCTGGGTTATCCCGCAGTTTAAAGAGGTTTTCAGCAGCTTTGGTGCCGACCTGCCTGCTTTCACCCTGATGGTCATCAACTTGTCAGACTGGTTGCAGGCCAACTGGTGGATTCCGCTGCTCAGCTTTGTGGCAGCAGGTTATAGCTTTACCCAGGCCAGGCAACGCTCCAAAGCATTTGACCGGTTTGTGGACAGGGCGTCATTGAAAATGCCCATTATCGGCAATATCCTCAACCTGTCCGCTGTCGCCCGCTTTTCGCGCACCTTATCCACCATGTTCGCCGCTGGTGTGCCACTGGTGGAAGCCATGGACTCAGTAGCTGGCGCAACCGGCAACTCCCTGTATGAGGACGCTACCCGCCGTATGCAGGACGATACTTCCCGTGGCGTACAATTAAACACTGCCATGCAAACCACCCAGATATTCCCCAACATGGTGGTGCAAATGACCCGTATCGGTGAAGAGTCCGGTCGTCTGGAAGAAATGCTGGCCAAAGTAGCTGATTATTACGAAGAGCAAGTGGACAACCTTGTTGATACACTTGCCAAACAAATTGAGCCGCTGATTATGGCGGTATTGGGCGGCATCGTCGGCAGCTTGGTAATTGCCATGTATCTGCCCATTTTCAAACTTGGGGCCGTCGTTTAG
- a CDS encoding prepilin peptidase: MELIYLLSTSKAWLVSVVGLFALLIGSFLNVVIYRLPIMLERQWKRDCSEWLEQNTAELHTGHFNLVIPRSQCPTCGHQITALENIPVISYLFLRGKCSGCRTPISMQYPMVEAATALLSMLVAWQFGYGIELLAMLVLTWTLVALFMIDAKTMLLPDTLTYPLLWAGLLLNMHGMFVTLPDAVLGAAFGYLSLWSVFHLFRLLTGKEGMGFGDFKLLAALGAWGGWQVLPFVIFASSAFGSVFGIVWMLAKRSRESLPMPFGPWLAMAGFVALVWREEILTWMGRIFLPF, from the coding sequence ATGGAACTCATTTATTTGCTCAGCACCAGCAAAGCCTGGCTGGTCAGCGTCGTCGGCCTGTTTGCCCTGCTGATCGGCAGCTTCCTGAATGTGGTGATATACCGCCTGCCCATTATGCTGGAACGGCAGTGGAAACGCGACTGTAGCGAATGGCTGGAACAGAACACGGCGGAACTCCATACAGGCCACTTCAACCTGGTGATCCCCCGTTCCCAATGCCCTACCTGTGGCCATCAGATTACGGCTCTGGAAAATATCCCGGTCATCAGCTACCTGTTCCTGCGGGGCAAATGCTCGGGCTGCCGCACACCCATTTCCATGCAGTACCCAATGGTGGAAGCCGCCACTGCCCTGCTTTCCATGCTGGTTGCCTGGCAATTCGGCTATGGCATAGAACTGTTGGCGATGCTGGTACTCACCTGGACATTGGTTGCCTTGTTCATGATTGACGCCAAAACCATGTTGCTGCCGGACACCCTGACCTACCCCCTGCTATGGGCTGGCCTGCTGCTCAACATGCACGGCATGTTTGTCACCTTGCCTGATGCCGTCCTGGGCGCTGCCTTCGGTTACTTGTCCTTGTGGTCGGTGTTCCACCTGTTCCGCCTGTTGACCGGGAAGGAAGGCATGGGCTTTGGGGATTTCAAGCTGCTGGCAGCGCTGGGCGCCTGGGGAGGCTGGCAGGTTTTGCCATTCGTCATTTTTGCTTCTTCCGCATTCGGCTCGGTGTTTGGCATTGTGTGGATGCTGGCCAAGCGCAGCCGCGAAAGCCTGCCTATGCCATTTGGCCCATGGCTGGCAATGGCAGGTTTCGTAGCGCTGGTGTGGCGTGAAGAGATCCTCACCTGGATGGGCAGGATTTTCCTGCCATTCTGA
- the ubiE gene encoding bifunctional demethylmenaquinone methyltransferase/2-methoxy-6-polyprenyl-1,4-benzoquinol methylase UbiE, translating into MTEQDQTTHFGFQQVPVKEKASRVAGVFHSVADKYDVMNDVMSFGIHRLWKRYTIDAAGAKRGGRVLDLAGGTGDLASKFARIVGDDGEVVLSDINASMLENGRERLTDMGIGGNVRYVQANAECLPFADNHFDIITIAFGLRNVTDKDSALRSMYRVLKPGGRLLVLEFSKPIVPGLSPVYDQYSFKFLPMMGKLIANDAESYRYLAESIRMHPDQETLKGMMEAAGFEKVTYTNMTGGIVALHKGFKF; encoded by the coding sequence ATGACAGAACAGGATCAAACGACCCATTTCGGTTTTCAACAAGTACCCGTTAAGGAGAAAGCTAGCCGGGTCGCCGGGGTATTTCATTCGGTAGCCGACAAATACGACGTAATGAACGACGTAATGTCATTTGGCATCCACCGTTTGTGGAAACGTTACACAATTGATGCAGCAGGCGCGAAACGCGGTGGGCGGGTGCTGGATCTGGCGGGCGGTACGGGCGATCTGGCGTCAAAGTTTGCCCGTATTGTTGGCGACGACGGCGAGGTTGTGCTGTCCGACATCAATGCCTCGATGCTGGAAAATGGCCGCGAACGCCTGACCGACATGGGGATTGGCGGCAATGTGCGTTATGTGCAGGCCAATGCCGAATGCCTGCCATTTGCCGACAACCATTTCGACATCATCACCATCGCTTTCGGTTTGCGCAATGTGACCGACAAGGATTCCGCCCTGCGCTCCATGTACCGGGTGCTGAAACCGGGCGGGCGGCTGCTGGTGCTGGAATTTTCCAAACCGATTGTGCCGGGGCTGTCACCGGTTTACGACCAGTACTCCTTCAAGTTCCTGCCGATGATGGGCAAGCTGATTGCCAACGATGCGGAAAGTTACCGTTATCTGGCCGAATCCATCCGGATGCACCCTGACCAGGAAACCCTCAAGGGCATGATGGAAGCCGCCGGTTTCGAGAAAGTCACTTACACCAACATGACCGGCGGCATCGTAGCACTGCATAAAGGGTTCAAATTCTGA